CCTCATTCTCTAACCGAAGTAGAAAATGAGAAAACTATACTAATCAATTATCTGACGAATCATTCATGTCATCATCGCGTTCTATTATTTCCAGGCCGACATTTTCCAAAATTTCATTGATCAGTTCCCTGGTCACCTAAATCCTCCTTTCAATAAATTAAAACATAAATAATAAACGATAATGAAATTCATTATCGTTTACATACTATTAAAATATCCAGACTTTAACTATTTGTCAAGGACTTTTAAATGTAATATATAAAATTCTTAAAAATTTACATAAAACACAAACAAACCATCTTTTCTTAATGCTATCGCAAGATGATAATAGCATTGTTTTACAGAACACATTCGGCTTGGTACTTCCGGCTAATACTCATTTCACTTAGTTGATCCCGAATATTTGACTTGGTCATTTTGCCGTAATCATGTTCTTGCGCAGACCAACGGAGCAAGGCCAGCACAAAATAAGTCAGCCGGCATTCTTTTTTTCTTTAAACAGTTGCATAGCCGACGTATTCCGCCGGGTCCCTATTCGTATTGTTTTCCCTGAACACATTGAAGCGCGATAGTTCGTAATAGTGGTAAAACAGGTCCCTGGCGTTCAGTATGCCCACAAATTTATTCCCCTCTTTTACTGGCAGGTAATTAATGCCGTGACCGGCAAACAGCTGGGCCGCTTCAGATACGCTGCAGTTGTATTCCATGACCACTTTTTGCAGGGGTCGCATGATTTCCCGCACTTTGATGCCGCCCTGCCTGTTGTGCAATTCTTTGATGTAGTACCAACTAAAACATTCTGATTTAAAGTAAGGATCAGCGGCTAATAGTTTCAAATGTACGGCCTGCAGGATATTTTTAAGGGTCAGGATACCGAGGGGATCGGTTTTTTCTCCGTAGACCACCGCCATGCGGTGACCACGCCAGGCGTTGTTGCCGTCTTTTCCGTGCAGGGATTCTTTCAGCACGGCCAGGGCGTGGTAGACACCGGCATTTTCACTTAACGACGGACATTGGCTCAGAGGAACCATGAATGCCCCGGCAGCTTGCTTTATAGCCATTACTAACACCCTCCCCGTGGATACTAAGATAATAAGTCTTCTATAAACCATAACAAGTCGATTACCCGCACAACCCCCACAGCTTTATCGCCGTCAAGCACCATAATGGAATTAGCGCTGTTTTTCATGATTTTTTCCACGACCTTAATCAAGTCTTCGTTAACGTTAATCATCCTGCCCTCCACGGACTGCACGATACTTTTAACTTTAAGTTCCGTATGGTTTAGCCGGGGATTGGAAAATAAAATGTCCATCAGCTTGTTGACGTTTTCCCCGTTGCTTAATCCGATGGCCTTTAAAAAGGAGCGCAGGGTTATATAACCAACTATTTCTTTTTGCCGGTCCTCAACCAGGAGCAATTCATAACCAGTCCAGGTGCCATCCCGGTTGCGATAATTTTCCACCAGTGCGCGGGCCGCTGAATAAACGGAGGTATCTTCCGGGATTACCGGATATTCTCCGATAGGGACCATGATCCCCGCAATATTAACTTTCATTTTATATTGCCCCCAATAAAAAGTTTCGGGGTCCATGGAACTGTATAGAAGCAAATTAAATACCAGAAAGATTCGGCTTTTCAAAGCCTCCCACTCCTGCTTTCAGATAACGCAACCCGGCGGGTGGGTAATTTTTGCCCATTGAGTGGGAAAAAAGATCCCACCAGACGAACCTGAACTGATATAATTAATATGACAAGTCAACCTGAAAACAGGAAGAAGGTCTGCCGATGCGGTTAATGCCGGTACGATTTACCCTGCTGCCAAGGATCAGGATCAGGTATGAAGGGTTTACCAATCAATTACTGATCCTGGTGGCCATTTTGCTGATGATCCCCATTTTGCTTTCTGTTTACCTTTTTCACATGGTGCACTCCACCGAACTTGGGATGATCAGGAACCACCGCGAAAACCTGGAAGAGGCCATGAATTATCTTGATGACAGTCTGAACAGCTCCTTTGCGAATATCCTGTCGTCAAAAGAAGTCCGGGGCTTACCCCGGCGGGATCAGGAAAACTATTTAAACCAGGCGCTGAGCCCCATCGTGGAAAGAGCCAGGAACAAATATCCCGGCGTTGACCTCGGTTTTTACTCGGTGGATTTCGACGTGATTCTGGACGGGAACAACGAGCATTTGCACGAAAACTTTTCTACCCGCCGGAAGCGCTACTTTGATGATGCCTTGCAAAACAACCAGATGATCTATGAAGTGCTGGGCCAATCGGGTACCGGGCAGTTGGAAACCTACCAGCCGCTGGTCAGGGACGGAAAAATCATCGGCTTGGTGTGGGCCAACGAAAACATCAAGGGAATTTACAAAACCGTGGATGATATCCAGCGGGTGGTCTATGGTATTATCTTTATCGGCGCCCTCCTGGGTTTCGGAGGCGCTTTCAGCCTGGTCAACAAGTTTGCCCGTAACGTCAATGATATCAAAAAAGGGCTGGGAGTTATGGGCAGCGACCCCGCCTTTATCCTGCCCGAGGCTACGGGTGAGCTGGGTCAGATCACCGAAGCCATTAACGAGATGTACAAGAAATTGATTAACGTTGAAAAATACAACGACCTCATTTTAACCAGTATTGACGACGGGATTATCACCATCGACAACAATGAAAAAATTATCAGTATTAACTCGGCGGCCGGCCGCATGTTAAACCTGGATGAATACTGCATTGATAAAACCATCGGCGAGGTGCTGCCCGGCAGCCCGTTTACCCATTACCTGAAAAATACTTTAAAAGGAAGGCCGGTGAAGGACCTTAACGCGGTGGATATTGTCCCCGGTAGTTCCAGGCACCTGCTGATCAACACTTCACAAATGTACAACGTCAGGCAGGAACTGGTGGGCGCGCTGCTTCATTTCCGTGATATCACCGAAATAGTCCGTTTGCAGGAAAGCTTTAACCGGCAGGAAAGGCTGGCCGCCCTGGGTAAACTGGTGGCCGGGGTGGCTCATGAAATAAGAAGTCCGCTTACCTCCATCACCGGTTATTTGCAATTTTGGAACCGGGGCCATGCCCCGTCGGCCAAATCGCTTAATATTGTGAACCGGGAATTGTACCGCCTCTCCTCGCTGACCGATCAGCTGCTGGAGTTTGCCCGGCCCTCCAAGGCGGTTTTCGTGGAATACGACTTGAACAGTCTGGTCAACCGGTTGGTGCAGTTTTTTAGCGACGCGTACAGCGGCAAGCTTGAAATATTATGCCGCCCGGATGAAAATCTGCCGCCGGCCTTGCTGGATCCGCACCAGATTGAACAGGTCTTAACCAATATATTATACAACTCTTACCAGGTTATGGAGGGCCGGGGCAGGTTGGAGATATCCACCTGGCTGGACGATAAAACCGGCATGCTGGGAGTAGCCGTACGCGATCACGGAAGCGGTATTCCCGAAGCAGTCATTCCGCATATATTTGAACCCTTTTTTACAACCAAGTCCAAAGGTACGGGGCTTGGCTTGGCTATCGCCCATGAAATCATGGAAGCGCATAACGGTAAAATACAGGTGGAAAGCAGGGTCAACGAAGGAACCACTGTGACGCTGTACTTACCACAAGCCGGAAGAGGTGATACGGATGTCAAAAGTATTGATCGTTGACGATGAAGAGGGCGTATGTGAATTGCTCCGCGACGTGCTGGAAGATGCCGGTTTTGAAGCCTGGATTGCGTCAAACGCCCGGGAAGCGCGGGAAATATTGCAGGCCAAAACCCCGGATACCATTTTGCTGGATATCAGGCTGCCGGACGCCGACGGTATTCAGTTGATTGAGGAGTTCAACAGCATGGGCATTCAGGTGCCGGTGATTTTAATGACTGCCTTCGGTACCACGGAGACGGCTATCCAGGCTATGAAGCAGGGCGCCCACGACTACCTGAACAAGCCTCTTAACCTGGACGAGTTGCTCCTGGCGGTACAAAAGGCGGTTAAAATGCAGGAGCTTTTTTCCGAAGTGGCCACCCTCAGGGAGGAACTGGACATTGAAGAGAATTCTGTAGATAGCCTGATCGGCCAATCCAAGCACATGCAGGATGTTTGCAAAATCATCGGCAAGGTGGCGGACAGCGATATTACGGTATTGATCCAGGGGGAAAGCGGAACAGGCAAGGAATTGGTGGCCCGGTCCATTCACAGCAATGGTCGCCGTCACCAGCGGCCTTTCATCAAAATCAATTGCGGCAGTATCCCGGAATACTTGATGGAGAGTGAGCTGTTCGGTCATGAGAAGGGTGCTTTTACGGGCGCCATCTACCAGAAACCGGGTAAATTTGAATTGGCCCACAGCGGAACGGTTTTTTTGGACGAGATTGGTGAATTGCCGCTGCACACTCAGGTTAAGCTGCTGCGCGTACTGCAGGAAAAGGAGTTCGAGCGGGTGGGCGGTACCAAATGCATCAAGGTTGACGTACGCATCCTCACCGCTACCAACCGTAATCTCAAGCAACTGGTGGATGAAGGTAAATTTCGCGAAGATCTCTACTACCGGGTCAATGTAGTGAACATCAAAGTACCGCCTTTGCGAGAACGGAAAGAGGACATACCAAGGCTGGTGAATTATTTCCTAAATAAGGCGGCCCGTAAGTTTAACAAAGAAATTTCCGGCATTACCCATGAGGCGATAACGGTTTTATGCAATTATCACTGGCCCGGAAACGTCCGCGAACTGAAAAATATTTGTGAGCAAGGCGTGGTGATGAGCCGCGGGACGGCCATATTGTTGGAAGACCTGCCCCTGCCCGGTGACGGGAAGCTGTCTTTGAACGGCGCCGGAGAGCAGATCGGCATTAATATCCGCGGCGGCAAAACGTTGAAAGAAGTGGTTGCCGATGTGGAAAAGCAAGTGATCCTCAAGGCACTGAACGAAAATAACTGGAACAGGCAGGATACAGCCAGAATGCTGGGTTTGAACCGCCGGTCCCTGTATGCCAAAATGAAGGAATATGACTTAATTGATGGGTAAATAGTGCCCATACAGCGAGCAATAATTGCCCAAAATAACAGGCCGAACCGGTGGATCTTTTGAGCCGCCGGTTTTTATTTCGCTTTATACGGGGTTAAGCAAAAAATGCCACCGGAATATGCTCTGGTATGCCTTTTGCTGCAGTATAACAGCAAGACGACGACAAATTAATATTCTCACTTTCACAATCAGGAGGGGGTGGCATATTTTCACCGGTTTACCGGCATTGTATTTTATTGCATTTTTGTTAAATAGAGAGGGAGGAAACAAAATGACCCAGGCTTCAAAGAAAAAACTAAATAAATTTAGCGGTATTGCCAGCTGTGCCGTTTTTTTAATTTGTACTTTGTTATTTTGGGGAGGGCTGAATTTCCTCAGGGCAGAGGTTTTTCCCCATTATTTTGACGCTTCCAAACACAAGATAGTCGAACAAGATCCCGACACCAAGGCGATATACGCCTGGCAAGACGCCCGGGGGCATGAGTACACCCAGGAAGACGCCCAAGTCAAAAACTTCACCTGGGGCATCACAGCCCTGCTGGTTGTCGTGATGGTGCTGGGCACCACTATATATAATTGGACCATCAAAATGTATACCAGACTACTGTTGGAACGGGAACCCAAACCCGTATCCACGGGTACGAGGCGTTACCAGCCCGAATTACAGTAATAGGGGGAAACATACATGGATATATTCTTCCCCGTAGCCAGAATGCCCATATCGATTCTCTCGATCCTGGGCCTGGGGGGTGCGGTGGGGCTCCTTTCGGGATTATTCGGAGTGGGCGGCGGGTTTTTGATGACTCCGCTGCTGATGATGATGGGAGTGCCGCCGGCTGTGGCCGTGGCCAGCGATACCAACCAGATCGTAGCGGCGTCGGCTTCAGGCACGCTGGCCCATAGCAGACAGAAAAACGTTGATTTCAAGCTGGGGTTTATCATTCTGCTGGGCGGTCTGGTGGGCGGCAGCCTGGGCACGGTGCTGGTAAAGCTATTGCGCTCGCTGGGCAACTTCGATTTCGTTTTAAGTCTGTGTTACGTGGTCATGCTGCTTTCCGTGGGAACGTTCATGCTCATAGAAAGTATCACAGCGTTAAAAAGCCTGCATCAGAAAACCCCGGATGTACCGGAGAACGCGTCTCTGAAAATTAAAAAACCTTCGGCGGTTAAGCGTTTCATGAATAAACTGCCCATGCGCGTGTATTTTGAAGTTTCCGGTATTGAAAGCTCGGTGCTGGCGCTATTCGCACTGGGGTTGCTGATTGGTGTATTATCGGCGCTGATGGGCGTGGGCGGCGGATTTATCATGCTTCCGGTGATGATTTACCTAATTGGTATGCCCACCCATAACGCAGTGGGAACCAGTATCTTTGTCATTATCTTCACCGCCATCAATGTCACGCTGGCCAATAGTTCTTTAAACCACACCGTTGATCTGGTTCTAGGCATTGTACTGTTAATCGGTTCATCAATTGGCGCCCAATTCGGTGCCAAACTGGGTAAAAAGCTGAAAGCGGAACAATTGCGGGTGGTATTCTCTTTAATCGTGCTGCTGGTAATGGTGAAAATGCTGTTTGGTTTACTGGTTGCTCCCTCTTTGTTAATCGGATTGGGGGGCGGTCACTGATGAAGAAGAGTCTTATGTTATTACTGGTTTTTGTGCTTGTAACCGCATGCGCAAACGCGGCCTGGGCCGCCCCCGTCGCTGTCGGGGTGGCGCCGAATAAAATAGACGTGGGTTTTAATTTCAAAGGAGCGGATTTATCGGTGTCCGGCACTGTGCCGGAGGGTTCCGATGTTTACGTTAAAGTGGCTTCTCCATTTGATTCGGTGTTGCAGCTGAACAAAAAAGGGCGGGTGGGTCCGTTTTGGATGAACGTCGAAAACGTCGACGTCACCGCGGTGCCAAAACTTTATCAGGTTTTTTCCTCGGCGCCTTTAGGAAATCTGCCGCCTGATTTGAGTCAACAATACGGATTAACACCGGGCTTTGATCCGGTATATCAAAACGCCCTGGTGGCGAAGCACGGCGAAGAAGGCAGTGCCCGGCTCGGCCAACGGGAAGCAAATGTCTACGTGGATTCGCTGGTAAATATTTATCAAAAAAGCGGACTTTATGCCGTTAAAGAGAATTCAGCCATGGTTAACGGATCCCGGTTTGAGGTCAATGTGCAGCTGCCGCCGAACATACCTCAGGAAGACTGCGAGGTTACGGTATATGCGGTGAACAACGGCGTGTTGGTAGACCAGCAAAGCGTATCGTTGCCCGTAGGCAGCGTCGGCTTACTCAGCTGGTTAAACCACGAAGCCGTATATGACGGACCCAATTACGGTTTCATGGCCGTTTTAATCGCCCTTGTTTTTGGAACCGGCATTGCCTTGCTGTTCGGTTACCTGGAAAGTCTAATCACCGGCGACAAGACGGTAGGTCTTGATGCCGGGGCCGGTCACTGATACCCCATACTTAAAACCATCAAACGCTCCGTCAAGGAGCGTTTTTTTGGTCTGTGATGAATCTGTGATGAAAATGTTAATTAAACTAAATTAGATAGTACTGTTACCCTTAAAATAATACCTAACAACTTTTTATTTTCATCAACCACGGCAATGGGGTACTTAGTTGCCGTGGCATAGGGAATCAGCTCATGCATATAGGCTTCCGGGTCCGTAGTGTAAAATTCTTGCTTCAAAATGTCTCTGATACTTTTACCATCTTTTAGAGCTTTAATAGCGTCATCGATGGTCACCAATCCTTGCAACCTACGCTCATTATCCAATACAAAGCTACTGGAGATTCCGCCTTGTTCCATTTCTTTAATGGCCACTTTCAGACCATCTTTAAGGGAAACCAGGGTAGAAGGTTTAAACATAATATTTTTTGCTTGCAATACTTTAGAACGATCGATATCCCGGACAAACTTTTGAATATACTCATTTCTGGGCTTGGCCAGGATTTCCTCGGGAGTTCCGATTTGTTCAATAACCGCGTCTTTCATAATGGCAACCCGGTCACCCAGTTTAAAAGCTTCATTGATGTCATGGGTAATAAAAATAATCGTCTTTTTTAAACGTGATTGAATATCCAGCAGCTCTTGTTGCATCTCCCGCTTAATCAAGGGGTCAAGGGCGCTAAAAGGCTCATCCATAAGGAGAATATTCGGATTGGTAGCCAGGGCTCTGGCCAAACCCACCCGCTGCTGCATGCCTCCGCTTAATTCATTGGGATATTTATCTTCCCAGCCTTGCAAGCCGACGCTGCTTAAAGTTTCCCGGGCTATGTTATAACGCTCCGACGGGGAAACATTTTTAATTTCCAGGCCATACGCTACATTATCAATCACTTTTCGATGGGTGAATAAACCAAAATGCTGAAACACCATGGCTACTTTTGTCTGTCTAAATGCTTTTAAATCCTTGCTGTCATAATGAACAATGTCTTCTCCATCTACGTAGATTTTCCCCTCAGTTGGTTTATTGAGAAGATTTAGGCAGCGGATCAAAGTTGACTTGCCGCTTCCCGACAGACCCATGATAACAAAGATCTCCCCTTCAGCGACGTCAAAGGAAACTTTGTTTACGCCGACCGTATGCCCGGTTTCTTTAAGAATCTGTTCCTTGGACAGTCCTTTTGCCAATTTAGGTAAAACTGAACGGGGATTGCGCCCAAAAACTTTTGTCAGTTGTTCAACTTTTAATTTTGCGTTCATTTTTTTGGCTATACTCCTATTCCGGATACTTAAATCGCGTGGCAACGGATTGTGACAGCCTATCGATAATAATAGCCAGAAAGACAATACTAATGCCGGCTTCAAAACCTTCCCCGATATCAATGTGCTGAATTGCCCCCAGCACGTCAAGCCCCAGTCCCTTAGCTCCAATCATGGATGCGATAACAACCATGGACAGTGCCATCATGATCGTTTGATTGATGCCGGTCATAATTGTGGGCAGGGCCTGGGGAAGCTGAATCTTGATCAGAGTTTGCCAGTTGGAAGAGCCAAAGGAATGAGCAGCTTCGACCATTTCTTTGGGAACATTGCGTATACCCAAATCGGTCAAGCGAATAACGGGGGGGATCGCATAAATCATGGTGGCAAATACCGCCGGTACTTTACCCATCCCAAAAAGCAACAGAGCGGGAATCAAATACACAAAGCTGGGCATTGTCTGCATGCCATCCAGAATTGGCCGCATAAAAGTATTAAATACATTATTATAAGCCATGAAAATACCCAGGGGAATTCCCAGCAGCATAGAAATTACAACAGCAGTTATGACAATGGACAGGGTTAACAGCATGGAATTCCAAAGGCCAAACGCCCCTACCAAGAGAATTAAAAGAGTATAGATAGCACCGGAGGCCAGATCTTTAAGCTTCCATCCGATCAAGAATACTATGACCAATACCAGCCACCAGGGTATAAAAAACATTAAATTCTGCATTTGCAGAAGAAACCATAAAATACCGGATGAAACTGCGTGAAAGAAGCCTCCAAAATTATGCATCAACCATGTTATAAAACCTTCAACATATTGCCCCACATTTATGTTCAGGGACTCCGGAAATTGATTCATTTTTTACCCCTTTATCTCGTTAACCACAGCTAAGACTCCCCACCTTTATACGCGGAAGTCAAGCGGCGATAAACTCGAAATACGTGCGACTAAGGTTCAGGCGGAGTCAAGAACCCGCCTGAACCTTAATCTTCTTTGTTAAAAGCGGACTATTTGAGTGTCGCCTTAACATTTTGGGCAATGTCACCGGGAACCCACTTCGTCCAGATATCTTCATTGTTTTTCAAAAACCAGATAGCGGCCCGATCCACTTTGACATCATTTTTCTGCATATAGGCCAAGGCGCCGCTCAATAACTCACTGTTTGTTTGATATTTTTTTAGAAACTCTACAACATCCGGCGCCTTTTGAGGAACATGCTTATTAACGGCTATCGTGATGTTCATTGAAGGAAACGCACATCTATAGCCATCATTCCACAATTCCTCACTATAAGGAGTGTCTTGAAGCAAAGTCATATCGTATTTACCCATAATCCAAGTTGGTGTCCAATAATAGCCGAGCCAGGGTGTTCCTTCTTCATAGGCTTTAGTTATGGAAGTGGCAAGAGCTGTGTCTGAACCGGGACTAAAATAATTGTAGTCTTTATCAAGTTCATAGCTTTTAATCTTAGTCTGGAGAATCTTATCAACTTCCCATCCGGCGGGAGACCCGAAAATCCGGCCTTTGGACGGGTCCTCGGGGTCCTTGAATAATTGCCGGTATTTTGGCAGGTCCTGTACCGATTTCAAATCCGGAGCCAGCGGTTCTATATCTCTGGCGGGATCACCTTTGATCAGGTACGTAGGAACATATAGCCCCTGGGCGTTGTCACTGAAATTAGCGCCAAGTTCTTGGATAGCGCCGCTTTTAAGGTCTTCTCCATATTTGGGCTGCAGGTTATCTGTCCAAACCTCCATGTAAATGTCAATGTCGCCGCTAACTAAACCCTCAAAGGTAATTGCCGAAGACCCGCTGGTGGTATCCGTTGGATACCCGTAGCCATTTTCAATAATGTATTGAGCCACAGCATTATTAAATGCTACGCTATCCCATTGAGGATCGGCAAAAATAAGTTGTGGCTTTTGCTCACCGGCTGTCTGTTGTTGATTCTGATTAGCAGCGGCACAGCCACCAAGTAAGAATGCCGCACCAACGGCCAATAAAGCGGATATAAATTTAATCCAACCTTTTTTCCGCATGTCCACCTATTCCCTCCATTCCCTCCCATTTCTCCGCTCATTCTTTAGTTTAGTTTACTTTATTATTCCAGCAAAATAAAATCCCGGCATTCCCTTATTTTCGCAATGTTTTTAGATTATTCCCGCAATAACAGCAATATGCTTATGAATGCCTTAATTTACAACTTAATGGTTCTAATTAAGTTGTCGGTTGAATTTCCACAAGACTATCCAAAAATCAACTGGCAGATGCGGATAATCCTCCAGTTCTTAGTATTTACATTGCGCCTCCCAACCTGTGTCTAATGTTGTGTCTAATGTTGTGTCTAATGTTGTGTCTAATGAACAGTTCGTATCATATCTAGCATCTCTTACTTTATTCTTCAACAAATCCACTATCCAGAATTTTTTGCCACCATATTATGCAAACTGCCGCCTGTTCCGTTAAAAAATTCCAGAAAAGTTTGGTAATGAAGGGATAATATTTTAATAATAGCGTAAGATTATAATAACTTTATTTTGCGTTAGCCGTTATACCTTACTTGACTAACCAACTATTGTAATATACCATATATCATGGGAATAATAATGATTATAATTATCATTATTATTCCGCACATCTTTCTTGCGGTTTTTTTCCAAGAATAAAATGGTCAGTAATATTTAGAACTATCCTTCCAATAATTTTGAAATGGGGATTAAGATGCATAAACATTGTTTAACGATTATTACGGGCTGCATTATTCTAATCTTAATGCTTACCCTCACATCCTCCCCCGCATTTAGCCAGCAAACCGGAACCGAAGCCCCCGAACATTACTACGTCAGAGCCAAGGTTGTGGGAATTAAAGACCACGGAGAGGCTAAATCACCGGACAAAATGACCGGGGTGGAAAAGGAACAACGGGTTGCCGTAGAAATCACCGGCGGCCGGCACACCGGTCAGGAGCTGATCGTGCCGCATATTTTGATGGATCACCCCGGCTATGACATCAATGTAACCCCCGGAACTGAAGTAATATTGTATGTCGAACCTAATGGAGACGCCATAGGAAATGCATACATCGCCGATTACGCCAGAGACAAAAAGTTACTGTACTTGGCTGCCCTCTTTGTGCTGCTCCTGGCGGTAATCGGGGGCCGCAAGGGAATCAAATCAATCATATCCCTGGCTATCACAGGATGTGCCATATTCTTTGTTTTATTGCCGTTAATATTCAAGGGTTACGATCCTATTACGACAACCGTTCTGGTATCCGCCGCAGTCACAACGATAATCTTAATTATTCTCGGGGGAATATCGGCAAAAACAATCTCGGCTGTTATAGGCACCACCGGCGGAGTTATAGTGGCGGGTTTACTTGCTTTTATAGTCGGCACCGCCGCTCATTTGACCGGTTTTAGTGACGAAGAAATGCAAATGCTATTATATATCCCACAACAGGTAAACTTTGATTACAAGGGTATCTTGTTTGCCGGAATGATCATTGGCGCGTTAGGCGCGGTTATGGACGTCGGTATGTCCATAGCATCGGCAGTTGAAGAAATAAAAAGGGCCAATCCGCTGCTGCGGTCCGGCTCTTTAATCAGAGCAGGCATGAATGTGGGTCGTGACATCATGGGAACCATGGCCGACACTCTCATCCTGGCTTATGCCGGCAGCGCCATGCCCCTGATGCTGGTTTTTATGGCCTATGACATGCCTGTAATTAAAATGATGAATCTTGACCTGATAGCTACCGAGATTGTCCGTGCTCTCGCCGGCAGTGTTGGTCTGATTCTGGCTGTTCCCATTACTTCAATTACGGCCGGATTGTTGTTTGGACAGGCAAAAAATTATTCACAGTCAAACTTTAATCAGTGATATGTTTAAAGATCTTGATTATTCAATCATAACGGTTCTGCTTAGTTTTATTGTCTATCCTAAAAAAAGCTCAGGTTGCTTATCTTGCGTATGCTTTCAACTGTAATCGGAGCGCAAGCAAAAGCAATCCCAAGCTTCGCAGACGGCTCAACATGGGATTGCCACGTCGCTTCGCTCCTCGCAATAACGGACTTTAAGTATCACAGGTCGATTTATAACAATAACAGACTAGGTTAATGCTCATCCTCTGATGATGCCGT
This genomic interval from Desulfoscipio sp. XC116 contains the following:
- a CDS encoding proline/glycine betaine ABC transporter permease, which produces MNQFPESLNINVGQYVEGFITWLMHNFGGFFHAVSSGILWFLLQMQNLMFFIPWWLVLVIVFLIGWKLKDLASGAIYTLLILLVGAFGLWNSMLLTLSIVITAVVISMLLGIPLGIFMAYNNVFNTFMRPILDGMQTMPSFVYLIPALLLFGMGKVPAVFATMIYAIPPVIRLTDLGIRNVPKEMVEAAHSFGSSNWQTLIKIQLPQALPTIMTGINQTIMMALSMVVIASMIGAKGLGLDVLGAIQHIDIGEGFEAGISIVFLAIIIDRLSQSVATRFKYPE
- a CDS encoding YibE/F family protein → MHKHCLTIITGCIILILMLTLTSSPAFSQQTGTEAPEHYYVRAKVVGIKDHGEAKSPDKMTGVEKEQRVAVEITGGRHTGQELIVPHILMDHPGYDINVTPGTEVILYVEPNGDAIGNAYIADYARDKKLLYLAALFVLLLAVIGGRKGIKSIISLAITGCAIFFVLLPLIFKGYDPITTTVLVSAAVTTIILIILGGISAKTISAVIGTTGGVIVAGLLAFIVGTAAHLTGFSDEEMQMLLYIPQQVNFDYKGILFAGMIIGALGAVMDVGMSIASAVEEIKRANPLLRSGSLIRAGMNVGRDIMGTMADTLILAYAGSAMPLMLVFMAYDMPVIKMMNLDLIATEIVRALAGSVGLILAVPITSITAGLLFGQAKNYSQSNFNQ
- a CDS encoding ABC transporter substrate-binding protein produces the protein MRKKGWIKFISALLAVGAAFLLGGCAAANQNQQQTAGEQKPQLIFADPQWDSVAFNNAVAQYIIENGYGYPTDTTSGSSAITFEGLVSGDIDIYMEVWTDNLQPKYGEDLKSGAIQELGANFSDNAQGLYVPTYLIKGDPARDIEPLAPDLKSVQDLPKYRQLFKDPEDPSKGRIFGSPAGWEVDKILQTKIKSYELDKDYNYFSPGSDTALATSITKAYEEGTPWLGYYWTPTWIMGKYDMTLLQDTPYSEELWNDGYRCAFPSMNITIAVNKHVPQKAPDVVEFLKKYQTNSELLSGALAYMQKNDVKVDRAAIWFLKNNEDIWTKWVPGDIAQNVKATLK